From a region of the Nitrospira sp. genome:
- a CDS encoding glycosyltransferase family 2 protein — translation MKPQSQPFVSVLTPVYNGEQYLAECIESVLAQTYHNWEYCIVNNCSTDRTLEIAQSYASKDTRIRIHNNSKFVSSLQNHNVAFRLMSPAAKYCKLVDADDWLFQECIERMVALAEAHPTVAIVGAHRLRNDFMFWDGTPPYETSIMAGREIGRHAFLDDPYVFGGSTSTLIGADEVRKRPTFYNEANFHCDIEACFDILRSRDFGFVHQVLTFTRVHVAAQSHFCKRFGTDYLGMLEHLTKYGRAYLSDEEFEQCFRQRWREYYAFLGAKIFDHSDKGLWTFHKKELARLGYRFRYGEVAKSAAARWLDLALNPLKATQMIANKFMGDPENAGIGTSEIAK, via the coding sequence ATGAAGCCACAATCACAGCCGTTCGTGAGTGTCCTCACGCCCGTCTACAACGGCGAGCAATACCTGGCCGAATGCATCGAAAGCGTGTTGGCGCAGACCTACCACAATTGGGAGTATTGCATTGTCAATAATTGCAGTACCGATCGAACTCTTGAAATTGCTCAAAGCTACGCCAGCAAGGATACGAGGATTCGTATCCATAACAACTCGAAATTCGTCAGCAGCCTTCAGAACCATAATGTGGCATTTCGGCTGATGTCCCCAGCGGCGAAATACTGCAAACTGGTAGATGCAGATGACTGGCTGTTTCAGGAGTGTATCGAGCGCATGGTTGCACTTGCCGAAGCTCATCCGACAGTCGCCATTGTCGGCGCACATAGGTTGCGCAATGATTTTATGTTCTGGGATGGAACTCCACCGTATGAGACGAGTATCATGGCCGGCCGAGAGATCGGCCGACATGCTTTCCTGGACGACCCGTACGTGTTCGGGGGATCGACGTCGACGTTGATTGGCGCCGATGAAGTGAGAAAGCGTCCCACGTTTTACAACGAAGCCAACTTCCACTGCGATATTGAGGCGTGTTTCGATATTCTCAGGAGTCGAGATTTCGGCTTTGTCCATCAGGTATTGACGTTCACGAGAGTGCATGTGGCGGCGCAAAGTCATTTTTGTAAGCGCTTTGGCACCGACTATTTGGGGATGCTTGAACACTTGACCAAGTATGGACGGGCCTATTTGAGCGACGAGGAATTTGAACAATGTTTCAGGCAACGATGGCGGGAGTATTACGCATTCCTGGGCGCCAAAATATTTGATCATTCCGACAAGGGATTGTGGACCTTCCACAAAAAGGAACTAGCCAGGCTCGGCTATCGGTTCCGCTATGGAGAGGTTGCCAAATCTGCGGCAGCTAGGTGGCTTGATCTGGCGCTGAATCCGCTCAAGGCGACTCAGATGATCGCCAACAAGTTCATGGGCGATCCGGAGAACGCAGGCATCGGAACTTCGGAAATCGCTAAATAG